CAAACCCCATAACCGCCGCGTCGATGCGGCGGCTCAACCTGCTCACGACATCTTTCACTGAAGGTTTCAAATCGCACGAAATTCAGCAGATCACGGCGTGGTGCCCTAATCTAGAGCACCTTCTCTTGGCTTGCACGTTCGATGCGAGGTACCTTGGTTACGTCGGCGACGAAACCCTAACTGCCATAGCTTCTAATTGCCCCAAATTGACGCTTCTTCACCTCGGCGATACCGCGTCGTTGTCGAATCGGCGAGGGAATCCTAATGATTCAGGGTTCAGTGACGAGGATGCTAGGATCAGCAGAGCGACCATGGTGGAGTTTTTCTCGGGTTTGCCATTACTTGAAGAATTGGTGCTAGACGTTTGTAAAAATGTCCGAGAGAGTTGTTTTGCTTTGGAAGTGTTGAATTCCAAGTGCCCAAGGTTGAGGACTTTGGGGTTGAGGCAGTTCCATGGGATTTGCTTGGCTATTGGGTCGCAGCTTGATGGGGTTGCTTTGTGTCAAGGATTGCAGTCTCTGAGTGTTGCGAACTGCGGGGATTTGAATGATATGGGTTTGATTGAGATTGGTAGAGGGTGTTCGAGGCTTGTGAAGTTCCATGTGCAGGGTTGCAAGCTCATCACAGAGAAGGGGTTGAGGACTCTGACTTGTTTGCTAAGAAAGACCTTGGTTGATGTGAAGGTCTCTTGCTGCCTCAACCTTGAGACTTTCGCAGCACTGAGGGCGTTGGAGCCCATAAGAGACCGCATTGAGAGGCTTCATGTGGATTGTGTGTGGAACGGGATGAAGGAAAGTGATGATGGCCTTGGCCAGAGTTTGCTCAATTTCGACCTCAACAAGTTGGAGGACGAGCAGTGTTTTGGTCAGGACTTTGCAAGCATGGATTCGGAAGGGACAAGCCAGAATAAGAGGCAGAGGTGCAGCTATTCGCCGCCACCAGAGGAGGTTGAGATTGATGATTCCCTAATGCAAAGCAATGGGAATGGTTACTGGGGAACCAGCTGGGACAAGCTGAAGTATCTCTCGCTTTGGATTGGAGTTGGTGATATGCTATCGCCATTGCCAATGGCAGGGTTGGAGGATTGCCCTAGCTTGGAGGAGATTAGGATAAGGGTGGAAGGAGATTGCAGGGGCAAGCCGAAACCGTCCGAGACTGAATTCGGCTTGAGCATTCTAGCTTGCTATCCTAATTTATCCAAGATGCAGCTGGATTGTGGTGACACAAGAGGTTACGCGCTGACTGCGCCGTCTGGGCAGATGGATTTGAGCCTGTGGGAAAGGTTCTTCCTGAATGGGATTGGCACTTTGAGTCTGGATGAGCTTGATTACTGGCCACCACAAGATGAAGATGTCAACCAGAGGAGTCTCTCCCTCCCAGCTGCAGGCTTGCTGCAAGAATGTTACACACTGAGAAAATTATTTATTCACGGTACCGCTCATGAGCATTTCATGAATTTTTTCCTTAAGATACCAAATCTCAGGGACGTGCAGCTGAGGGAAGATTATTATCCTGCCCCCGAGAGTGACATGAGTACGGAAATGAGGGTTGGTTCATGCAGCCGCTTTGAATATGCATTGAATAGGCGCCAAATTAGTGATTGAACTGTGATACTTCGTGATGTGACCATAAATAGAAACAAAAGAGTTGTTAACATAGATCATGCCACGATTTTGGCTTATATCTTTTGCTTCgccctctatttttattttccccCCTTTTTGTTATCTGTAACAGTGCGACACTTGTGTCCAATTATAGAGAATAAAAAACTACTATATTCTGGGAATTTTAAAGGGGTTAGTTCTTTTCGTTGCACACGGAAAATGCAAGAGGGGGATAAGTAACAAAAAAGAGAGTTTGAAGCACAGGTGTACAACATAACAAGAGCTTCCATTCATATTTTCACCTGTTCTGAGAAGGGGGGAAAAGTAACaaaaaagaacaaagaaaaaacaaaattcaCAATAATCCACAACATTCAGCCGATAACACAATTGTAAAGCCTCTACCCGTGTTCTATGTACAAAAGGCATAAGATTGCATCAGCACATTGAGTACTCGATGTCCAACAAGCGTGAAAGAATCTCCTCACAACTTGGCCGTTCATGTGACTCTGCCCAACAGTCTGTAACAAAATAAAGTAGAATATTTTAAGGTTTTAGTTCATCGATCAAGAAGTGATTTCTATATAAAAGTAACATACGAACCTGAAATCAGCCTGCCTAGGGGGCCTTCAGGAATCTCCAATCTAGAACCCTCGTTAGCAACCGAATAAACCACCTGTCATCAGAGAAAAAATAGTCTCAGTACGAACGCTTCCAATTTTTGGGCACAAGTTTTCAATCCAGAAACAAAACAATCATTATGCAAAATGAGTATGTCATCCGTCTGAATATACCCTCTCAGGTGGTACACCTTCCCATGGTCTGCTCAAGGTACAGAGCTCCCAAATTATCACCCCAAGGCTAAAGATATCACATTTTTCGGTGAACGGTTCATTTCGGATGAGTTCAGGGGCCATCCATTCCGGAGTTCCAGCGGATGAGGGATCTTGCATGGGAGATTCTGTCATTATTCTTGAAAGCCCAAAATCACATATCTTGACGGTCCAATGCTTGTTCACTAGACAGTTTGCACTTTTCAGATCACGGTGAACAATCTTCATACGGTGAATGCACATCAACCCTCTATACACATAACCAATGAGTTCACATCAATGTTAACACAAATAAATGAAACTTGATATGATCTATAGGAAGATGACGAAGCAGTAATTGATGTGTGTAATGCATATTTAGCATAAATGATAGTGAAGATATAAATCACGATAACACTTGCCTACATATGTCACGCAACATCTTTAATCTTCGCCGCCAGCTAAGCTTTTTGTTTTGACCACTCAAATGTATCAAGTAATACAATGATCCCATCTCCATGTATTCCGTAACCATTGACAGATGAGGAGGCTTGGTGCAAGCACCGAGAAATAAGATAACTGCACAAAGTTTCACCACTATATAAATAACAGCAAGCAATAAGATTCATTAAACAATTTAAGAACAATTTAGTTTGCCTTGCATTGATTGCCATATCTAGAAGACATGTGCAAGATCAGTTGATGAAAGCCATAACTATAAGAGGAACTAGTTTGGATGTTGGAGAATACCATTAGGATGTCGGAGCCGGCTTGAACCAGAATAAAAGAGAAACAGAGTCAGCAAATGTTTGGTACACCAGAAAAAAATTGACAAATAGCATATTGAAGGCAAGAAACCTGAGAATTGAAATCTCATTGCAAAAGTCTTCCATGTTCTCAGCAGTTAAATCTTGCTCCAGGAAAACCTTGATTGCAACATCTGTGCCATTCCATATGCCACGGAAGACTTCCCCAAAAAACCCTGGAAAAAGAAAAACTACATTGATGGCCAAGCAAGCAACTATTTCTTCACTGAGCTTTGCTATATACAACAGTAGATTTTCACGAAATTCCAAATAAAGCCACTATTGCTTTATTTCAGTTACACAAATAAAAATGAAGGCAGAGATCAAAAGAATCTGGATGTCGATAACGTATTATTGAAAGCAATTCATGTAATAGATCACACATCATAATGAACCAATGGGCTTATTTCAATCATGATATATATAAGAGTACAGTGGCATCATTTAATTCATATAGCCGACCCCTTCTATTGGTAATGGCTTTGTCGTTGGAGGTGATATCTTATTCAAGAATTTACTTTAAAAATCAAAGGTATTATGATAGAATGTAAATTCCTTGTATGCTAAGACTCTAATTTTGATTCTTTCTCTAAGAATTCCATCAGCTGGATTTCGTTTATCAAATGCCAAAACAATGACATTGAATTGCACTACACAGATAATAGATTGTATANNNNNNNNNNNNNNNNNNNNNNNNNNNNNNNNNNNNNNNNNNNNNNNNNNNNNNNNNCAGTTAATTCTGTGAAATTAATATTCCATTCTTCATATGGCAACAGAGGCTTATTGTTGAACATTGGAGATTCAAGGACTTTATTCCAAGTTGACTCCAGCTCATGGTTCACGTCACGTCTTGATGGCCCACTTCTCTCAGAAGACTGACCTCGATATTCATGTGGGGAAGACGGTAATGACATTGCCTTTTGTGAATTTACATGGACATGACCATCAAGATGAAAATTTGACACCTGTTATAGTTGAATATAAACAGTAACTTATCAGGTGCAAGAATCACATTCTTTCAAATACAGTTCATACAACTCAGCAGGTATAATTTAACCCTTTAAGCCTCATCCTAAGAGATCATACTTAACCTAACTAAAATTTGACCACAGACCCATTAAACCCTATTTGCTGCCCCACCAAATCTTCTTGGGTACTTTATATACTCATCCCTTTAccattatattttctttttcctatctcAACTAAATAACAAACGGCATCCATAAAAGAGTTGAGTACAATGTTCTGGATTACGAGAAAATCATGACattcaaatattatttaaaagaACACAATGCAAGAGATAACGGAGAATCTAGTCCAGAATTATTTTGGGTAGAGAAGTGAAAAATGCAGTTTGCCAGCTACAGAGAAGTCAAAATTCTTAACATGACAAGATTGATCTCATTCAATCGAGAAATGAACATTTGATCAGGACTATCTAAATAACAGGTCAAAGATATTCCAGACAGGGAAAACCAAGGAACTGTTTCATTAGATGCCAAAAATGCCAGGAAAGAGAAACAAATGTTTAAATAAAAACATATTGCTTTGTCACCAAAGTAATACACACATACATTTTGCTGAAGATTTGCTTCATTAATTTGATTGTTTCGAGAATGGGAGAATGAATTATCATCCCCCCGTTTTTGCTTCAAGGTTTCATTCATTGCCCGCACAGCCCTACAGATCATGAATTGTCACGCAACATACATCTCAGCCAAtacagaataaaataaataattcaaaGAACAAATGGCTATGCATAACGAAAATTAGAAACAATGGGATATTAAATTAGTCAACTCAAATATTACTCATGCATGGTATGCAACAGCAATTAAAAGAAGCAGAACCCAGTGAAAATAATCATACCTCTCATCATAACAAGTCAAGTTAGTTCATTTTGAAGTTGAGTTAGATTAACCGATCACACAATTCTAGTCCAATGATGGttaattttttgtgtattttttgtaGAAGTAAAGGGAAAACATGTTAATGAAGACTCAATTAGCACAGACCCTCTTTAATACACTGACCTACCCTCACACCTGTTCCTTCAAAGCATACTAAAAAGTTtgttgcagaaaaaaaaatgaggaggTCAATATctgcatctgaaaaatcatgCATTTCCAAACAATTCACTCTAGAATTTCAAAGCAGGTACGATGTGCCAGCAAACTTCACAATGAATTAAGTAAATAACAAGCATTTTAGAATAATAATCAACCTAACAATATCATCACCAATCTCTGGTGTAATGCTGATGCTTCTTCTTCGTGGCCGACGTGGTTCTGATGAGGATGCACCATCTGACCTATAGCTGGATCTGAGACCCAAtaaacttctcttataaatcatagctttaaaagaataaaaataaaaataaaaaaccaacaTGCCATGCAAACAGAGACTCATGAATAAGAGAAGAAAATGGaacaataaaaaaacaaaagttaATCTTGTACAAAATCCAATTTAATATACCTCCAAATTGAGGAAACATGAACTTACATCATAGAATATACAGCAAGACAATGAATATATGCCTCCAAAGTAACAACAAAATTATGGGCAGAAAAGGTTAAGTATCACAGTAGTCCTAGTCCAGTGCACCTTCTATTGATAATTCAGGTGTTTTCAcgtctttatttatttatttttttgttcccCTCAATATACTGGTAATTAAAAAGTATTACTCGAGCTTAAGGGTTAATTGCAGTGCAGAGACAAGATATGTGTTGTATGAGATTGAGTGTTGCTACTAAAAACCAAGAAATATGCACGTGTCACAGGGATGAGTGTGTTGCACTGGATAAGTCGACATAATAGATAGGACTAGGAACAAATACATTAGAGATAAAGATTATATAGAAAATACCATTAAAAGATGGTAGAATATTGTCTTAATGATTTAGTTACTTGTGGAGACAACCTGTAAGAGCTTAGTCAGGATACTAGATCAAATGTCGGGTTGAGTCTTATTGGAGCTAAACAGATACAAAGAAACTACTAGTGAAATGTCGTTAGTTTATTTCAGTGAATCTCAAGACAAATCTATGATTGATGTATTTGGTCACAACTCGAGTAGCATGTCATTCGATAAGGACTATTTGAACACTTTAAAAAACTAAACTATCACTGTATTTTActgaaaaggaaaagaaacatTAAATATCTTCCATAAGACAGTTTTAGTTAAGTAAATGCAAAATCATTAAATCTATAATCCAAAAAATTCAGTCACATATAATTATTAATGTTCCTATGCAAACAAGACAAATGCCAAAAACACGACAAAGCAACAAAAATATGGTGAAGAAAAGGGATGAGGAGggaataaagaaaacaaaatggaCTTGCCCCCTAATTGCACATAGTATGAGATTTCAAAAACATGCAAGGAATACAACCACCGCCAAGCTTTATCACAAAAGGCTGAGTTAGCTACATGAATCAATCAGCACCATAGTACCCTACTACAGATCATATCTGAGTTTAGCCCATATATTTAAACTTCTTTTAATAATTTCTTCTGAAATTTCCTTAGGTCTCCTAAATGTAGCTTCAGGACTATCCTCCATCTGATGTACTCTTCTAACTGGAGCTTCTAAAGGTCTTTCGCAAACATATCCATCCACCTATGACAAGATTCTACCATCTTTATAATCAATGCTACCAGCAACTCTCTATAATTACCTTCATTCCTAAACTATTTATGACCAGTCATGCTATGGTGCAGAGCAGTTTCAATGAAGATTGAAGATTACCCTTTTATAATTGAGGGGGTGGGAACCAAACAAATAAATAGACAGACAAACATTATGTGCAATGTACAGACTCTAAAATTTAGTTATAATCTTCACTCTTCACAAAATTTTACTCGATACTTAAAAAACTCCCATTTATGTCCGGGAACTATACAACATAAGCAAATACTATGGATCAACAAACCTTGATGTAGCCTGATCATCAGCAAAATCTCTAAATGCTGTCCTATCACCACTTAGCAGGGACCGTGCACGCGCCCGAAATGATGGATGTTCTGGACTGCAAAACCAGAAATATGTGAATCACAAAATGACTGACCATAAATTTTTAATTCCATATTCAGTATGTGTAATTTGGAGACAGTATAGATAAATTTAGCACTAAATTcataaaaatagtaaaatagtCAGACTAATTAAAAGCAAGAAATACGCATATGCTAACCTATAAGTGAATAGACACACACAGAAAAGACAGTTCataaatttctttaatttcaaagtTATTATGTGCAATTTGGAGATTGTTTTGACACATTTGCCTACACAGATCAGTTGGAAACACAACTAGCAGGTCGGAAACAAAAATATGGGTAACATATTGGCAATTGATTCTAAGAATGGTACATAAGATATGTAGATTATTTAGATACTCTCACCACTAAAGGTAAATATGAAAACTGTGATAAAGCAGTAGCGAACTTCACAATCACAGGCCCGTATTAACTTTTTATAAAAGAATTCCCAATTTGAAAGAATAATCAATGATAAGCTCAGCTAATCTATTATATCATATTGCATAAATGACAATTTCATTGTTGATATCTTCATATTTTCATCAAAGCTTGGTCTAGCTAACAACATCTACATCTCTGCCTTATAAGGGAGAGAATGCTGTAGCCCATCACCATGCTGAAACTGAAAAGCTTATATGGAGCAGGGACAACAAAGCATGAAAAACTGAGATCATGAATAATAATGCTTAAATGTGAGTCTAAGCCTAACATATGCACACTCATATCAATcttaaaaaaaaaggaattatGAATAACCTTGAACTAGCTGTCCTCTGTTCAGCAATGGCTTTTCTCCGACTACGCCGACCAAATGCAGTTGCAATGTTGGGTTCACTATGAGACAAACTGAGGGAATTGACAAAACCAATCAACAAGAAACGGTTGGTGTTGTACACCTTTTAGAGACTCTAGTAAAAAAAGGTTTCACATAATCATACAAAAAGGTTGACCCTAATTAACAAAAAGACTAtacactgaaaataaaatagaagaacgTCTTTAATTCAATTGAGAATAACTGGAGAAGGCTAAAGCAAAACAT
The DNA window shown above is from Arachis ipaensis cultivar K30076 chromosome B08, Araip1.1, whole genome shotgun sequence and carries:
- the LOC107612251 gene encoding F-box/LRR-repeat MAX2 homolog A, coding for MAGTGETTMTHLPPEILTNVFSAVSDTRTRNAMSLVCQSFRCLERRTRTSLTLRGNARDLHILPTCFRYVTDLDLSLVSPWGHALFAASTSHQSDPQQQAIELRNAFPRVTSLTLYARSPVTLHLLLLVPWPDLRHVKLVRWHVRPPASQPGTDFADLFHRCRSLTSLDLSSFYHWPEDLPPVLAANPITAASMRRLNLLTTSFTEGFKSHEIQQITAWCPNLEHLLLACTFDARYLGYVGDETLTAIASNCPKLTLLHLGDTASLSNRRGNPNDSGFSDEDARISRATMVEFFSGLPLLEELVLDVCKNVRESCFALEVLNSKCPRLRTLGLRQFHGICLAIGSQLDGVALCQGLQSLSVANCGDLNDMGLIEIGRGCSRLVKFHVQGCKLITEKGLRTLTCLLRKTLVDVKVSCCLNLETFAALRALEPIRDRIERLHVDCVWNGMKESDDGLGQSLLNFDLNKLEDEQCFGQDFASMDSEGTSQNKRQRCSYSPPPEEVEIDDSLMQSNGNGYWGTSWDKLKYLSLWIGVGDMLSPLPMAGLEDCPSLEEIRIRVEGDCRGKPKPSETEFGLSILACYPNLSKMQLDCGDTRGYALTAPSGQMDLSLWERFFLNGIGTLSLDELDYWPPQDEDVNQRSLSLPAAGLLQECYTLRKLFIHGTAHEHFMNFFLKIPNLRDVQLREDYYPAPESDMSTEMRVGSCSRFEYALNRRQISD
- the LOC107612252 gene encoding serine/threonine-protein kinase EDR1; translated protein: MEETREDAGPSEQGPSNVSWWPSDFVEKFGSVSLGSQEEALNNKESPRHSGNDILSPKNASQVLWSTGILQEPIPNGFYSIIPDTRLRERFDSIPTLDELHALSGEGFRVDIILVDSERDKKLSMLKQLIVALVKGLNSNPAAVIKKIAGLVTDFYKRPNVESPAKAALDETCHLFENRGVQMLGQIKHGSCRPRAILFKALADTVGLESRLVVGLPNDGTVECIDSYKHMSVIVELNSVEMLVDLMRFPGQLLPRSTKAVIMTHISAAGESDSAENDSCDSPLEPNSPLYGVSESAEKEENLQFHRRFEASSNASGRSLRNMMLRSNSCLSLSHSEPNIATAFGRRSRRKAIAEQRTASSSPEHPSFRARARSLLSGDRTAFRDFADDQATSRSSYRSDGASSSEPRRPRRRSISITPEIGDDIVRAVRAMNETLKQKRGDDNSFSHSRNNQINEANLQQNVSNFHLDGHVHVNSQKAMSLPSSPHEYRGQSSERSGPSRRDVNHELESTWNKVLESPMFNNKPLLPYEEWNINFTELTXXXXXXXGFFGEVFRGIWNGTDVAIKVFLEQDLTAENMEDFCNEISILSRLRHPNVILFLGACTKPPHLSMVTEYMEMGSLYYLIHLSGQNKKLSWRRRLKMLRDICRGLMCIHRMKIVHRDLKSANCLVNKHWTVKICDFGLSRIMTESPMQDPSSAGTPEWMAPELIRNEPFTEKCDIFSLGVIIWELCTLSRPWEGVPPERVVYSVANEGSRLEIPEGPLGRLISDCWAESHERPSCEEILSRLLDIEYSMC